One stretch of Pseudoxanthomonas sp. Root65 DNA includes these proteins:
- the raiA gene encoding ribosome-associated translation inhibitor RaiA, protein MRIETYGHEIEVTPALREYVETKLRRLERHFEQPCEVRTQLGTRKPDYLAEATVNVAGRRLHADAGAQDMYAAIDILADKLDRLLVKHKEKRTDVQRHSMRGELIG, encoded by the coding sequence ATGCGTATCGAGACTTACGGCCATGAAATCGAAGTCACTCCCGCCTTGCGCGAATACGTCGAAACCAAACTGAGGCGGTTGGAACGCCACTTCGAGCAACCCTGCGAAGTCCGGACGCAACTGGGAACCCGTAAACCCGATTACCTGGCCGAAGCCACGGTCAATGTCGCCGGCCGCAGGCTGCACGCCGATGCCGGTGCGCAGGACATGTACGCCGCCATCGACATCCTGGCCGACAAGCTCGACCGCCTGCTGGTCAAGCACAAGGAAAAGCGCACCGACGTCCAGCGCCACAGCATGCGCGGCGAACTGATCGGCTGA
- the hprK gene encoding HPr(Ser) kinase/phosphatase, with protein MNTSITARELFDQQKDKLALRWLAGQKGEKRVLESGDTVSRRPSLAGYLNAVYPNKVQILGTEELTWLDSLDSRQRWETIEKIVQAKPLALVISKSQSCPEDLREAANENDTPLWASPKRGHELLNHLSYHLARTLAPRVTLHGVFMEIYSIGVLITGEAGSGKSELALELLSRGHRLVADDAPEFTQIAPDVLDGTCPELLQDLLEVRGLGVLNVREMFGDTAVKKNKYLRLIVHLTRPMTEPNPHGYERLTGDSGTRHVLDLDVPLITLPVMPGRNLAVLTEAATRLHILRTKGIDPAAMFIARHSNLLERSTP; from the coding sequence ATGAATACCAGCATCACCGCCCGTGAACTGTTCGATCAGCAGAAGGACAAGCTGGCCCTGCGCTGGCTGGCGGGACAGAAGGGCGAGAAGCGCGTGCTGGAATCGGGCGACACCGTGTCGCGGCGGCCATCGCTGGCCGGTTACCTCAACGCCGTCTATCCCAACAAGGTGCAGATCCTCGGTACCGAGGAACTGACCTGGCTGGATTCGCTCGACTCGCGCCAGCGCTGGGAAACCATCGAGAAGATCGTGCAGGCCAAGCCGCTGGCGCTGGTGATCAGCAAGAGCCAGTCCTGCCCCGAGGACCTGCGCGAAGCGGCGAACGAGAACGACACGCCTTTGTGGGCCTCGCCCAAGCGCGGCCACGAACTGCTCAACCACCTCTCCTATCACCTGGCGCGCACACTGGCGCCGCGGGTGACGCTGCATGGCGTGTTCATGGAGATCTACTCGATCGGCGTGCTGATCACCGGTGAAGCCGGTTCCGGCAAGAGCGAGCTGGCGCTGGAACTGCTGAGCCGCGGCCATCGCCTGGTCGCCGACGACGCACCCGAGTTCACCCAGATCGCGCCCGATGTCCTGGACGGTACCTGCCCGGAACTGCTGCAGGACCTGCTGGAAGTGCGTGGCCTGGGCGTGCTCAACGTGCGCGAGATGTTCGGTGACACGGCGGTGAAGAAGAACAAGTACCTGCGCCTGATCGTGCACCTCACCCGGCCGATGACCGAACCCAATCCGCACGGTTACGAACGCCTCACCGGCGATTCCGGCACCCGCCACGTCCTGGACCTGGACGTCCCGCTGATCACCCTGCCCGTCATGCCCGGCCGCAACCTGGCTGTGCTGACCGAGGCCGCCACGCGGCTGCACATCCTGCGCACCAAGGGCATCGATCCGGCGGCGATGTTCATCGCCCGACACAGCAACCTGCTCGAGCGCAGCACGCCATGA
- the rapZ gene encoding RNase adapter RapZ: MTQGDPTPADPRDESIAAPPPPTVVIVSGLSGSGKSVALKTFEDLDYYCVDNLPVDLLPSFVRSLVREDELPPKIAVGIDVRSRRSDLSKLAQWRAALAQLGLEGRLVFFDAEDDVLLRRYSDTRRRHPLGHGGLSLQEAIRQERTIIQPLRDEADVVIDTSQLNVHQLRRRIIAEFALNKGTQLSLLFESFAYKRGVPADADFVFDARVLPNPHWNPELRPYAGRDPKVRAFLDTQPEVAEYVGQVSGFLDTWLPRLRGETRSYVTIAFGCTGGKHRSVYLAETLARHAREQGWEEVATFHRELD, from the coding sequence ATGACCCAGGGCGACCCGACCCCCGCGGACCCGCGCGACGAGTCCATCGCCGCTCCGCCGCCTCCCACGGTGGTCATCGTCAGCGGCCTGTCCGGCTCCGGCAAGTCGGTGGCGCTGAAGACCTTCGAGGACCTGGATTACTACTGCGTCGACAACCTGCCGGTGGACCTGCTGCCCTCGTTCGTGCGCAGCCTGGTGCGCGAGGACGAGCTGCCGCCGAAAATCGCGGTCGGCATCGATGTGCGCAGCCGTCGCAGCGATCTGTCCAAGCTGGCGCAATGGCGCGCCGCCCTGGCGCAGCTGGGCCTGGAAGGCCGGCTGGTATTCTTCGATGCCGAAGACGACGTGCTGCTGCGGCGCTACTCCGACACCCGCCGCCGTCACCCGCTGGGGCATGGCGGCCTGTCGCTGCAGGAAGCGATCCGCCAGGAGCGCACGATCATCCAGCCGCTGCGCGACGAAGCCGATGTCGTCATCGACACCAGCCAGCTCAACGTGCACCAGCTGCGCCGCCGGATCATCGCCGAGTTCGCGCTCAACAAGGGCACCCAGCTGTCGCTGCTGTTCGAGTCCTTCGCCTACAAGCGCGGCGTACCGGCGGACGCGGACTTCGTGTTCGACGCCCGCGTGCTGCCCAACCCGCACTGGAACCCCGAGCTGCGTCCCTACGCCGGCCGCGACCCCAAGGTGCGGGCCTTCCTCGACACGCAACCGGAAGTGGCCGAATACGTCGGCCAGGTCAGCGGCTTCCTCGATACCTGGCTGCCGCGCCTGCGCGGCGAAACCCGCAGCTACGTGACCATCGCGTTCGGCTGCACCGGCGGCAAGCACCGCTCGGTCTACTTGGCCGAGACCCTCGCGCGGCACGCCCGCGAGCAGGGCTGGGAAGAAGTCGCCACCTTCCACCGCGAACTGGATTGA